The Candidatus Zixiibacteriota bacterium genome contains a region encoding:
- a CDS encoding SLC13/DASS family transporter, giving the protein MPRDIYLARVTRKFDWKRLFFIFLGLFLFAIVYFSPDWPDAIDPKGQHFVLTYEGKAALGLFFLAAVWWVFEVIPIGVTGIAIGVIQALFLIRDTRVAFTDFLDPSVWFIVGSVVIGMAFARTGLTKRMAYKMLLLVGEKTSMIYLGCFIMTAMLTLIMAHTAVAAAVFPLLMAIYSLYDEGDKPTQFGKGLFIGMAFVAGAGSVITLLGAARGAVAIGFFKSIIGREITFFGLSEYMFPLGAVMVILLWGLMMIMFKPEQKTIPGLRQRVETLNNNLGGITRREILTLVIVFATIAVMSLRSFIPFLEDLNKSAVILIATLLFFLLKILTIDDLEEIPWNIVLLFGGAMSIGFCLWQTGAASWIAIQWLAILKDAHWFIFVMGISLFILIMTNLIMNVAAIAISLPVALVIAPYLGVAPEVVMFSSLAVAGMPFLLLVGAAPNAIAYESRQFTSGTFFMAGIPASLLLLIVLGLFVWIIWPLMGMPVTIDNRAPEILTISDQTIMIGEKFLDIPLDSFISDDKPIEEINWSFSGNENLMVRIEQRVMNIDIPVTGWTGTEAIWLKACDASGLCDSAAVKYTVLAP; this is encoded by the coding sequence ATGCCGCGCGATATTTACCTGGCCAGGGTAACCCGTAAGTTTGACTGGAAAAGGCTGTTCTTCATTTTTCTGGGGCTCTTTCTTTTCGCTATCGTCTATTTTTCTCCTGACTGGCCCGATGCCATAGATCCCAAAGGACAGCATTTCGTTTTAACTTACGAGGGTAAGGCGGCCTTGGGGCTGTTTTTCCTGGCCGCTGTCTGGTGGGTGTTCGAGGTTATCCCCATCGGCGTCACCGGGATCGCCATTGGCGTGATCCAGGCCCTTTTCCTGATCCGCGACACCCGGGTGGCTTTCACCGATTTTCTCGACCCCTCGGTTTGGTTTATTGTCGGCTCGGTGGTGATCGGGATGGCTTTTGCCCGAACCGGATTGACCAAACGCATGGCCTACAAAATGCTCCTGCTGGTCGGCGAAAAAACCAGTATGATCTATCTGGGATGCTTTATCATGACCGCCATGTTGACTCTGATTATGGCCCATACGGCCGTGGCCGCCGCTGTCTTTCCCCTCCTGATGGCCATTTATTCGCTCTACGATGAGGGTGATAAGCCAACCCAATTCGGCAAGGGGCTTTTTATCGGCATGGCTTTCGTGGCTGGGGCAGGAAGCGTTATCACTCTACTCGGAGCGGCCCGCGGGGCGGTCGCAATTGGCTTTTTCAAAAGTATTATCGGCCGCGAAATTACCTTCTTCGGCCTCTCGGAATACATGTTTCCGCTCGGCGCGGTCATGGTTATTCTGCTCTGGGGATTGATGATGATTATGTTCAAGCCGGAACAAAAAACTATCCCCGGCCTTCGCCAAAGAGTCGAAACCCTGAATAACAACCTGGGTGGAATCACTCGCCGGGAAATTCTGACCCTGGTGATTGTCTTCGCCACCATCGCCGTTATGAGTCTGCGCTCCTTTATCCCGTTTCTCGAGGATTTGAATAAAAGCGCCGTAATCCTGATCGCCACTCTCCTCTTTTTTCTTTTGAAAATCCTGACCATTGATGATCTGGAGGAAATTCCCTGGAATATCGTCCTGCTGTTCGGCGGGGCCATGAGTATCGGTTTCTGTCTCTGGCAAACCGGAGCCGCCAGCTGGATCGCTATCCAGTGGCTGGCGATTCTCAAGGATGCTCACTGGTTTATATTCGTCATGGGTATTTCGCTCTTTATCCTGATTATGACCAACCTGATTATGAATGTTGCCGCCATCGCCATCTCGCTCCCGGTGGCGCTGGTGATTGCACCCTATCTCGGAGTGGCCCCGGAAGTGGTCATGTTTTCGTCGCTGGCGGTGGCCGGGATGCCGTTCCTGCTTCTGGTTGGTGCCGCCCCTAATGCCATTGCCTATGAAAGCCGGCAGTTTACCAGCGGAACATTTTTCATGGCCGGAATCCCCGCCAGTCTTTTACTTTTGATTGTGCTGGGGCTTTTTGTCTGGATTATCTGGCCCTTGATGGGTATGCCGGTTACCATCGATAATCGAGCCCCTGAAATCCTTACCATATCCGATCAGACAATCATGATCGGGGAAAAATTCCTCGATATCCCGCTCGATTCATTTATCAGCGATGATAAACCAATTGAAGAAATCAATTGGAGTTTCTCCGGCAATGAAAATCTCATGGTCCGGATCGAACAACGGGTGATGAACATTGACATTCCCGTCACCGGCTGGACCGGGACCGAAGCAATTTGGCTGAAAGCCTGTGATGCTTCCGGATTGTGTGATTCCGCCGCTGTCAAATACACTGTCCTGGCGCCATAG
- a CDS encoding sigma-54-dependent Fis family transcriptional regulator has protein sequence MTKDKPSILVVDDAVDTLEILQRNLSSQGYQVFTATGVMEAIQFLKGTPVDLVITDLKMPKVSGLDLIRHVRENIRDTEVMMITGHATVTGAVKAVKSGAEEYLPKPFTDEELFTAVRRVLDKLKAQRIARSRTTAKSGSRYGIIGESPILQDVFRSIAKAAMTSATVLITGESGTGKELVARAIHYSSPRASAPMVPVNCGGIPEGLLESELFGYVKGAFTGATESRAGYFQTAEGGTIFFDEISETGLPMQVKLLRVLQDKEVCMVGASRTRKVDVRILAATNKDLRNLVNKGSFREDLFFRLSVITIAVPPLRERGDDIFLLINHFTRKFAEEFGKPTPRFSDETLDILKNYYWPGNVRELENVIQRLVVMTDDDVINVPDLPALMRFSIIREAGLDRSLAEIEAEYIHNVLAGVDGNKTRAAEILGIDRKTLRKKLEGFKDKPS, from the coding sequence ATGACTAAAGATAAACCATCAATTCTGGTGGTCGACGATGCTGTGGATACTCTCGAAATTCTTCAGCGAAACCTGTCATCGCAGGGTTACCAGGTATTTACCGCCACAGGGGTCATGGAGGCCATCCAGTTTTTAAAAGGCACCCCGGTCGATCTGGTTATCACCGACCTGAAAATGCCGAAAGTCAGCGGCCTTGATCTTATACGGCATGTCCGTGAAAATATTCGCGATACCGAGGTGATGATGATTACCGGCCATGCCACGGTCACCGGAGCAGTCAAGGCGGTTAAAAGCGGAGCCGAGGAATACCTGCCCAAACCGTTTACGGACGAGGAATTATTCACGGCGGTGCGGCGGGTTCTCGATAAACTCAAAGCCCAGCGCATTGCCCGGTCAAGGACCACCGCCAAATCCGGCTCCCGCTATGGTATTATTGGGGAATCGCCGATTCTTCAGGATGTTTTCCGGTCGATTGCCAAAGCGGCTATGACCTCGGCCACGGTTTTAATTACCGGGGAAAGCGGAACCGGAAAGGAACTGGTGGCCAGGGCTATTCATTACAGCAGTCCCCGGGCTTCGGCTCCCATGGTGCCGGTTAATTGCGGTGGTATTCCTGAGGGTCTTCTGGAAAGCGAGCTATTCGGTTATGTCAAAGGGGCCTTTACCGGGGCCACTGAATCGCGCGCCGGGTATTTTCAGACCGCCGAAGGCGGCACCATCTTTTTTGACGAAATCAGCGAGACCGGCCTGCCGATGCAGGTTAAACTGCTTCGGGTATTACAGGATAAGGAGGTCTGCATGGTTGGGGCCAGCCGAACCAGAAAAGTCGATGTCCGGATTCTGGCCGCCACCAATAAAGACCTTCGCAACCTTGTCAACAAAGGTTCCTTCCGTGAAGATCTGTTTTTTCGTCTCAGTGTTATCACTATCGCGGTGCCCCCATTACGTGAGCGGGGTGATGATATTTTTCTCCTGATCAATCACTTCACCCGCAAATTCGCCGAGGAATTCGGCAAACCAACCCCCAGATTTTCCGATGAAACACTGGATATTCTGAAAAACTACTACTGGCCCGGCAATGTTCGCGAACTGGAGAACGTTATCCAGCGGCTGGTGGTTATGACCGATGATGATGTTATCAATGTCCCCGACCTGCCGGCCTTGATGCGATTCTCCATTATCCGCGAGGCGGGGCTTGATCGATCTCTGGCAGAGATTGAAGCCGAATACATCCATAATGTCCTGGCCGGAGTTGATGGCAATAAAACCAGGGCCGCCGAAATATTGGGGATCGATCGCAAGACACTCCGCAAAAAATTGGAGGGATTCAAAGACAAACCCTCCTGA
- a CDS encoding CBS domain-containing protein, translated as MTLTSKRAGDIMIPIHRYPNVLHTATLHQAVEIMEHASIDIDGRKSLPRALLVFDEEYHPLGIVRRRDILRGLEPKFMRIMSVPHRRKLFDIEGDPNLVELAYGKIASGMREQAEHPVSEVMQPIVSTVDINDHLAKIIFKMITKDLNLLPVLDQQKVVGVVRSVDVFNEVAHLLED; from the coding sequence ATGACCCTGACGTCTAAAAGAGCCGGGGATATTATGATTCCCATTCACCGGTATCCTAATGTTCTCCATACTGCCACCCTGCACCAGGCCGTAGAAATCATGGAACATGCCTCAATTGATATTGATGGGCGGAAATCCCTGCCTCGAGCCCTGCTGGTTTTCGACGAGGAATACCATCCGCTGGGAATTGTCCGACGCCGCGATATCCTGCGCGGTCTGGAACCGAAATTCATGCGAATTATGTCGGTCCCCCATCGCCGCAAACTGTTCGATATCGAGGGCGATCCCAACCTGGTCGAACTGGCCTATGGTAAGATCGCCAGCGGCATGAGGGAACAGGCCGAACACCCGGTCAGCGAGGTGATGCAACCAATTGTTTCGACCGTCGATATCAATGATCACCTGGCTAAAATTATCTTCAAGATGATTACCAAAGACCTCAACCTTCTGCCTGTTCTCGACCAACAGAAGGTGGTCGGTGTGGTCCGCAGTGTGGATGTGTTTAACGAGGTGGCGCATTTACTTGAGGACTGA
- a CDS encoding NAD(P)H-dependent oxidoreductase subunit E, whose protein sequence is MIQLYGRLSHMDHVEISGILKKHENEREGIIAILGDIQSKYGYLPEEALREVSLKTRRSLVDIYGVATFYKAFSLKPRGKHLISACLGTACHVRGGPSIAREIENQLGIRAGQTTDDREFTFETVNCLGACAIGPVVVVDGHYFSNVKTSMVKGILDKARRGLDRIEVETDERVFPLDVSCAHCNHSLLDPRHRIDGHPPIRVTISFGNNHGRLALSSVYGSYNVEAEFEIPPDTIVQMFCPHCHAELTGGARCGECGAPMVPMIVRGGGVVQICSRRGCHGHMLDLRGAGIE, encoded by the coding sequence ATGATTCAACTGTACGGAAGGTTAAGCCATATGGATCATGTCGAAATTTCGGGTATCCTGAAAAAACATGAAAACGAAAGGGAGGGTATTATCGCCATTCTGGGTGATATACAGTCGAAATACGGCTATCTTCCCGAGGAAGCGCTGAGAGAGGTGTCGCTGAAAACCAGGCGGTCCCTGGTCGATATTTACGGAGTGGCTACTTTTTATAAGGCTTTCAGCCTGAAGCCGCGCGGTAAACATTTGATCTCGGCCTGCCTGGGAACGGCCTGCCATGTTCGGGGCGGTCCCTCTATCGCCCGTGAAATCGAAAATCAACTGGGTATCAGAGCCGGTCAGACTACCGACGATCGTGAATTCACCTTCGAAACCGTCAACTGCCTGGGTGCCTGTGCCATCGGGCCGGTGGTCGTAGTCGATGGACATTATTTCTCCAATGTCAAAACCTCAATGGTCAAAGGCATTCTGGATAAAGCCCGTCGGGGATTGGACCGAATCGAGGTCGAGACCGATGAACGGGTCTTCCCGCTCGATGTCAGCTGTGCCCATTGTAACCATAGCCTGCTTGATCCCAGGCATCGGATTGACGGTCACCCTCCAATCCGGGTAACCATTTCATTCGGCAATAATCATGGCCGACTGGCCCTGTCGAGCGTCTACGGCAGTTATAATGTCGAAGCCGAATTCGAGATTCCCCCCGACACCATCGTTCAAATGTTCTGCCCCCATTGCCATGCGGAATTGACCGGCGGCGCCCGGTGCGGCGAATGCGGAGCGCCGATGGTCCCAATGATTGTCCGCGGCGGCGGGGTGGTGCAAATTTGTTCGCGGCGCGGGTGCCATGGTCATATGCTTGACCTGCGCGGCGCCGGAATCGAATAA
- a CDS encoding PilT/PilU family type 4a pilus ATPase produces MAKIDNLLKIVKLAEASDLHLVAGSVPIIRVNGELEKTRHRNLSEEDIRQLIYELLSDDQIRQFERTGDLDLAHGIDGVGRFRLNIYRTSKGLAASIRLISDEIADLSSLGFSEVAARLAETKAGLVLVTGPTNSGKTTTLAAMVDHINTNFSKHIITLEDPIEYIHQPKNSLISQRQIGLHSQTFASGLRAALREDPDVILVGEMRDTETISLAVTAAEVGLLVMGTLHTCSATATIDRIIDVFPSDQQAQIRIMLADSLAGIISQQLLRRANGSGRVVAYELLLQSTSISTQIREAKTHQIQTAIQTGSKKGMRLLDNHLRSLVESGTVTAREAARVAADPGSFIEMPIPMEHEVKV; encoded by the coding sequence ATGGCCAAGATAGATAACCTTTTGAAAATAGTCAAGTTAGCCGAAGCTTCTGACCTGCATCTGGTGGCCGGATCGGTCCCGATCATACGGGTCAATGGCGAACTCGAAAAAACCCGGCATCGGAATCTGTCCGAAGAGGATATTCGCCAGTTAATTTATGAGTTGTTATCTGATGATCAGATACGGCAATTCGAACGGACGGGCGATCTCGATCTGGCTCATGGAATAGATGGAGTGGGGCGATTTCGGCTGAATATTTATCGGACCAGCAAAGGATTGGCGGCCTCAATTCGACTTATCTCCGATGAAATCGCCGATCTGTCTTCGCTCGGCTTTTCCGAGGTAGCGGCCCGGCTGGCCGAAACCAAAGCGGGTCTGGTGCTGGTTACCGGTCCGACTAATTCGGGCAAGACAACCACTCTGGCGGCCATGGTCGATCATATCAACACCAACTTTTCCAAACATATTATTACGCTTGAGGATCCGATTGAATATATTCACCAGCCGAAAAACTCATTGATTTCGCAACGCCAGATCGGCCTTCATTCGCAGACTTTTGCCTCGGGACTACGGGCCGCCCTGCGCGAGGATCCCGATGTTATCCTGGTCGGTGAAATGCGCGATACCGAAACCATCTCACTGGCCGTAACGGCCGCCGAAGTCGGCCTGCTGGTGATGGGGACATTGCATACCTGCTCGGCGACAGCCACTATCGATCGCATCATCGATGTTTTTCCGTCCGATCAGCAGGCTCAGATTCGGATCATGCTGGCCGATTCTCTGGCAGGAATTATCTCGCAGCAATTATTACGACGGGCCAATGGAAGCGGTCGGGTAGTAGCTTATGAATTACTGTTGCAGAGCACTTCTATTTCAACCCAGATTCGTGAAGCCAAGACGCACCAGATTCAAACGGCCATTCAGACCGGAAGTAAGAAAGGTATGCGGCTTCTTGACAACCACCTGAGAAGCCTGGTCGAATCCGGAACCGTAACCGCCCGAGAGGCGGCCCGGGTGGCGGCCGACCCCGGCAGTTTTATCGAAATGCCGATTCCTATGGAACATGAGGTGAAAGTGTAA
- a CDS encoding DUF523 and DUF1722 domain-containing protein yields the protein MVSAGKSVSSIRIGISACLLGQKVRFDGGHKQNHYLTDILGEYFHFVPVCPEVEVGMSVPREAVQLEGSPDNPRMIGIKSRRDWTDRMNRFAAKWTKKLKRENLSGYILKKNSPSCGMERVKVFSKSIPARTGRGLYAAALIRHSPLLPVEEEGRLNDPALRENFIVRVFAYARLNQLFDDRFSRRSVIDFHTNHKYLLLAHSPKHYREMGQLVARIKDLPPTEFRDRYSRLFMDNLGVKTTIKKNVNVLMHILGFLKNKITSDDKQSILSVIEDYHRALVPLVVPLTLIKHYVLKHNIEYIKDQIYLNPHPKELMLRNHV from the coding sequence ATGGTGTCGGCCGGAAAATCGGTATCATCAATTCGAATCGGTATCAGCGCCTGCCTGCTGGGTCAGAAAGTCCGCTTCGATGGCGGGCATAAACAGAACCACTATCTGACTGATATTCTCGGGGAGTACTTCCACTTTGTCCCGGTTTGCCCGGAGGTTGAAGTCGGTATGAGTGTCCCGCGCGAGGCGGTTCAACTTGAAGGCTCTCCCGATAATCCGCGTATGATCGGCATTAAAAGCCGTCGTGACTGGACCGATCGGATGAATCGCTTTGCCGCTAAATGGACCAAAAAGCTGAAGCGCGAAAATCTGTCGGGGTACATCCTGAAAAAAAATTCCCCCAGTTGCGGGATGGAACGGGTGAAAGTGTTCAGTAAAAGCATTCCCGCTAGGACCGGACGAGGTCTTTATGCCGCCGCCCTGATACGACATTCTCCGCTTCTCCCGGTTGAGGAGGAAGGACGGCTTAACGATCCGGCCCTGAGAGAAAACTTTATCGTTCGGGTTTTTGCCTATGCCCGGCTGAATCAATTGTTCGACGATCGTTTCAGCCGCCGGTCGGTGATTGATTTTCACACCAATCACAAGTACCTGCTTCTGGCTCACAGCCCGAAACATTACCGGGAAATGGGGCAATTGGTGGCAAGGATCAAGGACCTCCCCCCAACTGAGTTCCGGGACCGATACAGCCGGTTATTCATGGACAATCTCGGGGTTAAGACAACGATTAAAAAGAATGTCAATGTTCTGATGCATATTCTTGGCTTTCTAAAGAATAAAATTACTTCCGATGACAAGCAATCGATTTTATCGGTTATCGAGGATTACCATCGCGCCCTGGTACCGCTGGTCGTTCCCCTGACGCTTATAAAACATTATGTTTTAAAACATAATATCGAGTACATCAAAGACCAGATATACCTTAACCCGCACCCGAAAGAATTGATGTTGCGTAATCATGTCTGA
- a CDS encoding C1 family peptidase: MKLRLITILTSGLALCLLCTGLAFAGENGALTPKTVDNIRSRFIMDPYLRAMYNAVTNNNISKLALNRDLLRDHNNLFSHKIKSRGITDQKASGRCWIFASLNTLRPVMVEKYKLDNFEFSQNYLAFWDKMEKANTFLEFMIEFRDRDPLDREMEGLLRRPIGDGGYWQWAVNLIEKYGVVPKEIMPETNSSENSWNLNYPLERLLHSDAARLRRMAKDGANVSELRTEKEKMLADVYKLLVMNLGMPPVQFEWRYETKDTAQIDSAKQNDTPENDTKDKKTIVSGTYTPLSFYHDVVGVDLDEYVDIFDNPTQEYYRHILAQNTRNMYDRDDLHYVSVPVDNLKKIAMASVLNDEPVVFACDVGHDQDSDDGIMAGNIYDYGTVFDIDLTMSKEDMARYFESTSNHMMVFLGVDTADGQPVKWLVENSWGDKKGKDGYWTLYNDWFDNYVYGIIVKKKYVPEEILKIYDQKPLVIPPWDPNTQMHRLD; this comes from the coding sequence ATGAAATTACGGCTGATTACGATTTTAACCAGTGGTCTGGCATTATGCCTGCTTTGTACAGGTTTAGCCTTTGCCGGCGAAAACGGGGCGCTGACCCCGAAGACGGTCGACAATATTCGTTCCCGGTTCATTATGGATCCGTATCTCCGGGCCATGTATAACGCTGTCACCAATAATAACATCAGTAAATTGGCCTTGAACCGCGATCTTCTCCGGGATCACAATAATCTGTTCAGCCATAAAATTAAAAGTCGGGGCATCACCGACCAGAAAGCCTCCGGCCGCTGCTGGATTTTCGCCAGCCTTAATACTCTCCGCCCGGTCATGGTCGAAAAATATAAACTCGATAATTTCGAATTTTCCCAGAATTACCTGGCCTTCTGGGACAAGATGGAAAAAGCCAATACCTTTCTGGAATTTATGATTGAATTCCGCGACCGGGACCCGCTTGACCGGGAGATGGAGGGGCTCCTCCGCCGTCCGATCGGCGATGGCGGCTATTGGCAATGGGCGGTGAACCTGATTGAAAAATACGGGGTCGTTCCCAAAGAAATTATGCCCGAAACCAACAGCTCCGAAAATTCATGGAACCTCAATTACCCCCTGGAACGTCTGCTTCATTCCGATGCCGCCCGGTTGAGACGGATGGCCAAAGATGGCGCAAATGTCAGCGAACTGCGGACCGAAAAGGAGAAAATGCTGGCCGATGTTTATAAACTGCTGGTGATGAATCTCGGCATGCCGCCTGTTCAATTCGAATGGCGCTATGAAACTAAGGATACCGCCCAAATCGATTCCGCCAAGCAAAATGACACACCCGAAAACGATACCAAAGACAAAAAAACAATCGTCTCGGGAACCTATACGCCGTTGAGTTTCTACCATGATGTGGTCGGGGTCGATCTCGATGAATATGTCGATATCTTCGATAATCCCACCCAGGAATACTACCGGCATATTCTGGCCCAAAATACCCGGAACATGTACGATCGCGATGATCTGCACTATGTCAGTGTCCCGGTCGATAATCTCAAAAAGATTGCCATGGCTTCGGTCCTCAATGATGAGCCGGTCGTATTTGCCTGCGATGTCGGCCATGACCAGGACAGCGACGACGGGATTATGGCCGGCAATATTTACGATTATGGAACCGTGTTCGATATCGACCTGACCATGAGTAAGGAGGATATGGCTCGCTATTTCGAGAGTACTTCTAATCATATGATGGTTTTCCTCGGAGTCGATACGGCCGACGGCCAGCCGGTCAAATGGCTGGTCGAAAACAGCTGGGGTGATAAGAAGGGCAAAGACGGCTACTGGACCTTGTACAACGATTGGTTCGATAATTATGTTTACGGAATCATCGTGAAAAAAAAATATGTCCCCGAAGAAATCCTGAAAATATATGATCAAAAACCACTGGTTATTCCGCCGTGGGATCCAAACACTCAGATGCATCGGCTGGATTGA
- a CDS encoding inorganic diphosphatase, whose product MSPDGYEIIVEVMVEIIKGSRNRYEYDPVRKMICFDRMLFSAVHYPSDYGFIIDTLAEDGDPLDALVLVWEPTFPGCLIEARPVGVFKMWDEKGSDEKILCVPINDPMWNNIMELEQVPPHLLKEIENFFRIYKELEQKKTGIEGWMGRDEALEVIEKSKGNFLRKNRP is encoded by the coding sequence ATGTCACCGGATGGGTATGAAATTATTGTCGAAGTCATGGTGGAGATAATCAAAGGCAGTCGCAATAGGTACGAGTACGATCCGGTCCGGAAGATGATCTGCTTCGATCGGATGCTTTTCTCGGCAGTTCATTATCCCAGCGATTACGGCTTTATCATAGATACTCTGGCCGAAGATGGCGATCCTCTCGACGCTCTGGTACTGGTCTGGGAGCCGACCTTTCCCGGTTGCCTGATCGAGGCCCGCCCGGTGGGGGTCTTCAAAATGTGGGACGAAAAGGGAAGCGATGAAAAAATCCTCTGCGTTCCCATCAACGATCCAATGTGGAACAATATTATGGAGCTGGAACAGGTTCCCCCCCACCTGCTCAAGGAAATCGAGAATTTCTTCAGAATCTACAAGGAGTTGGAACAAAAAAAGACCGGGATTGAGGGCTGGATGGGGCGTGATGAGGCGCTTGAAGTGATCGAAAAATCGAAAGGAAATTTCCTCCGTAAAAACCGCCCCTGA